Proteins from a single region of Pseudopedobacter saltans DSM 12145:
- a CDS encoding deoxyhypusine synthase family protein: MSVQRGPISQFIERNYLHFNAAALMDAAKGYEKHLDEGGKMMITLAGAMSTAELGISLAEMIRQDKVSIISCTGANLEEDIMNLVAHSHYKRVPNYRDLSPQDEWDLLENHYNRVTDTCIPEEEAFRRLQKHIHAIWKDADNAGERYFPHEYMYKMLLSGVLEQYYEIDPKNSWMLAAAEKNIPIVVPGWEDSTMGNIFASYVIKGELKASTMKSGIEYMAWLADWYTKNSEGKGIGFFQIGGGIAGDFPICVVPMLYQDLEMENIPFWSYFCQISDSTTSYGSYSGAVPNEKITWGKLDINTPKFIVESDATIVAPLIFAWILKQ; this comes from the coding sequence ATGAGTGTACAAAGAGGTCCTATATCACAGTTTATAGAGAGAAATTACCTGCACTTTAATGCTGCAGCATTGATGGATGCCGCTAAAGGATATGAGAAACATTTAGATGAAGGTGGCAAAATGATGATTACCCTGGCAGGTGCTATGAGTACTGCTGAATTAGGTATTTCGCTTGCCGAAATGATTCGTCAGGATAAAGTTTCAATTATATCTTGCACAGGAGCAAATCTTGAAGAAGATATTATGAACCTAGTTGCGCATTCACATTACAAAAGAGTTCCGAATTATAGAGACCTTAGTCCGCAGGATGAATGGGATTTGTTAGAAAATCATTACAACAGGGTTACCGATACCTGTATTCCTGAAGAAGAAGCTTTCAGGAGATTGCAAAAGCATATCCACGCGATTTGGAAAGATGCGGACAATGCGGGAGAACGCTATTTTCCACACGAGTATATGTACAAAATGTTGTTAAGCGGCGTGTTGGAACAATATTATGAAATTGATCCTAAAAATTCCTGGATGTTGGCTGCTGCAGAAAAAAATATTCCAATTGTAGTACCGGGATGGGAAGACTCTACAATGGGTAATATCTTTGCTTCATATGTAATAAAAGGGGAATTAAAAGCCTCTACTATGAAAAGTGGTATAGAATATATGGCTTGGTTAGCGGATTGGTATACTAAAAACTCAGAAGGAAAAGGCATTGGTTTCTTCCAGATAGGTGGTGGTATTGCCGGTGATTTTCCAATTTGTGTAGTACCTATGCTTTATCAGGATTTGGAAATGGAAAATATCCCTTTCTGGAGCTATTTCTGTCAGATTTCGGATTCTACAACATCTTATGGCTCATACTCTGGGGCAGTTCCGAATGAGAAAATTACCTGGGGTAAGCTGGATATAAATACACCAAAATTTATAGTTGAATCTGACGCTACAATCGTTGCTCCATTAATTTTTGCGTGGATATTAAAACAATAA
- a CDS encoding c-type cytochrome: MRNFSSDFKKLVRSLLIVSAIIIGASVVSVAQEAAADPAAAGEAAVGDAAAGEALFKANCTACHAVDKRVMGPALAGVDQRHDRAWLHKWIKNAPAMVASGDAAAVKIFNEYNQAPMTPFPQLSDADIDNILAYVKAEETKKAEKPASGGGAETAAADKGVSGFMIAGLIAVVVIALIIILVLNRVISTLERLLLNKGDALIIEEDEEIKEAKDQYAGVKKFLKNKKAVFFTIIGLLVIIGAYSTSIMWNTGVQQGYQPVQPIKFSHQLHAGTNQIECQYCHSGAWKSKNATIPSLNVCMNCHKYVQATDKYDGEISPEIQKIYTALDYNPETQQYGDNPRPIEWVRIHNLPDLAYFNHSQHVNVAGIECQKCHGPIETMEEVYQYSPLTMKWCVNCHRETEVNHEHNSYYDKVIAAHEQIKKGEKITAAVLGGLECGKCHY; the protein is encoded by the coding sequence ATGAGAAACTTCTCATCTGATTTTAAGAAATTAGTAAGATCCCTTCTGATAGTCTCGGCTATCATTATTGGAGCGTCAGTTGTATCTGTTGCTCAGGAAGCTGCTGCAGACCCTGCTGCTGCGGGTGAAGCGGCTGTTGGTGATGCAGCTGCAGGTGAAGCTTTATTTAAAGCGAACTGTACGGCCTGTCACGCGGTAGACAAAAGAGTGATGGGGCCTGCATTGGCGGGCGTCGATCAACGTCATGACAGAGCATGGTTGCACAAATGGATTAAAAATGCTCCGGCAATGGTTGCTTCTGGCGATGCTGCTGCTGTGAAAATTTTTAACGAGTACAATCAGGCGCCGATGACTCCATTTCCTCAATTATCTGACGCTGATATTGATAATATTTTGGCGTATGTAAAAGCTGAGGAAACTAAGAAAGCTGAAAAGCCTGCTTCTGGCGGTGGAGCTGAAACAGCTGCTGCTGACAAAGGAGTAAGTGGTTTTATGATTGCTGGTTTAATCGCTGTTGTTGTTATTGCATTAATCATTATCCTGGTTTTAAATCGTGTGATTTCAACTTTAGAGCGTCTACTTTTAAATAAAGGTGATGCTTTAATTATTGAAGAAGACGAGGAAATTAAGGAAGCAAAAGATCAATATGCAGGTGTTAAGAAATTCCTTAAAAATAAAAAGGCAGTTTTCTTTACAATAATTGGTTTATTGGTAATTATTGGTGCTTACAGTACCTCAATAATGTGGAACACAGGTGTTCAGCAAGGATACCAACCTGTACAGCCGATTAAATTCTCTCACCAGTTACATGCTGGAACAAACCAGATCGAATGTCAATATTGTCACTCTGGGGCGTGGAAGTCTAAAAATGCTACGATTCCGTCATTGAATGTTTGTATGAACTGTCATAAATATGTACAGGCTACAGATAAATATGATGGTGAGATTTCTCCGGAAATCCAAAAAATCTACACTGCGTTAGATTATAATCCTGAAACTCAACAATACGGAGATAATCCAAGACCAATCGAGTGGGTTAGAATCCATAACTTGCCAGACCTTGCGTACTTCAATCACTCACAACACGTAAATGTTGCAGGTATCGAGTGTCAAAAATGTCACGGTCCTATCGAGACTATGGAGGAAGTTTATCAATACTCTCCATTAACGATGAAATGGTGTGTAAACTGTCACAGAGAAACAGAGGTTAATCATGAGCATAACTCATATTACGATAAGGTGATCGCGGCACACGAACAAATTAAGAAAGGTGAGAAAATTACAGCAGCTGTCCTTGGTGGATTAGAGTGTGGTAAATGTCACTATTAA